One part of the Phoenix dactylifera cultivar Barhee BC4 chromosome 4, palm_55x_up_171113_PBpolish2nd_filt_p, whole genome shotgun sequence genome encodes these proteins:
- the LOC120110397 gene encoding zinc finger BED domain-containing protein RICESLEEPER 2-like, protein MSHSKVGENETVEDLRNEDDRNEDTAENVYDNSSRKRSWVWNHFIEEKNSEGSIAKCKYCKKILSGSTKGGTSHLKRHLENVCKKYQKNPTNQLLLLPSSKDPIKAFKFNQEKSRKILAKFIICAELPFRIFEHTVFLDFMRSLQPLFKIMGRKTVKHDCMALYQKERKKLHDIFKNLSSRVSFTTDIWTSNQKIGYISFTAHYIDSDFTLHKKIISFKKLPYPHTSFAIEDAVKKCLVEWELDCKICAITLDNCSTNDGVMRRLRDHFCYSMLFSGEYSHIRCCAHIFNIMVQDGMKIIHKAIECIREIVRYVSASPSRMQAFNEILQHMRLPARKGLTLDVPTRWNSTYEMLHDALGYKDALIRYATEHSCVCPTNDE, encoded by the coding sequence ATGTCTCATTCTAAAGTGGGTGAAAATGAGACTGTTGAAGATTTAAGGAATGAGGATGATAGAAATGAAGATACTGCTGAAAATGTTTATGACAATTCTTCTAGAAAAAGATCTTGGGTATGGAATCACTTTATCgaggaaaaaaattctgaagggTCAATAGCTAAGTGCAAATAttgtaaaaaaattttaagtggGAGCACTAAAGGAGGAACGAGTCATCTAAAACGCCATCTTGAAAATGTTTGCAAGAAGTATCAAAAGAATCCGACTAATCAGTTGCTCTTACTACCAAGTTCAAAAGATCCGATAAAGGCTTtcaaattcaatcaagaaaagagtaGAAAAATTCTTGCAAAATTTATCATATGTGCTGAGCTTCCATTTCGTATTTTTGAGCACACTGTTTTTCTAGATTTTATGAGATCTCTTCAGCCATTATTCAAAATTATGGGTCGTAAGACTGTAAAACATGATTGTATGGCTTTGTatcaaaaagagagaaaaaaattgcatgatATATTCAAGAACCTAAGTTCTCGGGTTAGTTTCACTACTGATATTTGGACATCTAATCAGAAAATTGGTTACATTTCTTTCACAGCACATTACATTGATTCTGATTTTACTCTGCATAAGAAGATTATTAGTTTCAAGAAACTCCCATACCCTCACACCAGCTTTGCAATTGAAGATGCTGTAAAAAAATGTCTTGTTGAATGGGAATTGGATTGTAAAATATGTGCTATTACTTTGGATAATTGCAGCACAAATGATGGTGTAATGAGAAGGCTCCGAGATCACTTTTGTTATTCAATGTTGTTTAGTGGGGAGTACAGTCATATTAGATGCTGTGCACATATATTTAATATTATGGTTCAGGAtggaatgaaaatcattcaTAAAGCTATTGAATGTATAAGAGAAATTGTTAGATATGTCTCTGCATCCCCATCTCGAATGCAAGCATTTAATGAAATTCTACAGCATATGAGACTTCCTGCTAGAAAAGGACTCACTTTGGATGTTCCTACAAGATGGAATTCTACTTATGAAATGTTGCATGATGCACTTGGTTATAAAGATGCTCTTATTAGATATGCAACTGAGCATTCATGTGTATGCCCCACCAATGATGAATGA